The following are encoded together in the Pleurocapsa sp. FMAR1 genome:
- a CDS encoding 5'/3'-nucleotidase SurE, with translation MSLNILLVNDDGIGADGIGTLFNGLVAAGHDVAVVAPESQQSAQGSTLGGLDALTSSFTIEASEEFGPSSFAVDAAVVPTVLTGLELADLGAIFPGEAIDVVISGTNAGENIGTSNNISGTVNGAVAALFEGLPAIAVSAADNENPDLAFERSAGFVVEVLKDLETSQTEGAPLLPEGIGLSINVPESETLDGVAMTLIDEEATAMFPIVLDPDATEVEPPGASGTPTEFFDIPDSKDPIFLASDFIPVEESSGNAISEGAQFLLDRITVSAIDGNWFSSESDRATLEARLADVFNEKDDSDVALNILLTNDDGFDSSGLIAQRDALLEAGHNVTVIAPLVDQSFEGTALTISGPWAAQEFTPGSFAVNATPNTTLSSGLDVLLPEVFAEEAPDLVVSGVGAGPSTGITANTSATIAPVVTSIFDDDIPAIAVSTELPSSPFESTESAFENAAAISTEVIDSLLETAPANGDFLTGDSGLNINVPLAGSLEDVAFTKLDEATALDVGVELISFPGNTDTFGFTFEDSVLSDDPNSEGSNFLADRVTITPLDGNYNAGLADTQAIADILGLEFGDPTVFDETTMAIGSSLPGAGALLGDVS, from the coding sequence ATGTCTCTCAACATCCTTCTCGTTAACGACGATGGAATCGGCGCAGACGGAATCGGAACTCTATTTAACGGTCTTGTCGCAGCTGGGCACGACGTGGCGGTCGTGGCTCCAGAGTCCCAGCAGAGCGCGCAGGGCAGCACGCTCGGCGGATTAGATGCCTTGACCAGCTCCTTTACGATCGAAGCGTCCGAAGAATTTGGACCCAGCAGCTTCGCCGTTGACGCCGCAGTAGTGCCAACGGTCTTGACAGGACTCGAGTTAGCCGATCTCGGCGCGATCTTCCCTGGGGAGGCGATCGACGTCGTCATTTCAGGTACGAACGCGGGCGAAAACATCGGCACGAGTAATAATATCTCAGGCACGGTCAACGGCGCGGTTGCCGCTTTGTTTGAAGGCTTACCGGCGATCGCAGTGTCGGCTGCCGACAATGAGAACCCCGATCTTGCTTTCGAGCGCTCTGCTGGGTTCGTGGTCGAGGTGCTTAAGGATCTCGAAACTTCTCAGACTGAAGGCGCGCCGCTCCTGCCAGAGGGCATCGGTCTCTCAATTAATGTGCCAGAATCGGAAACCCTCGATGGCGTAGCGATGACGCTCATCGACGAAGAAGCCACGGCTATGTTTCCGATCGTTCTAGATCCCGACGCGACTGAGGTAGAGCCACCAGGGGCATCTGGCACACCAACCGAATTCTTTGACATCCCAGACTCCAAAGATCCAATCTTTCTTGCATCCGATTTCATCCCCGTCGAAGAATCGTCTGGCAACGCAATCTCAGAGGGCGCGCAGTTTCTACTCGATCGGATTACCGTGTCGGCGATCGACGGCAACTGGTTCTCTTCAGAATCTGACCGTGCGACGCTCGAGGCTCGTCTCGCTGATGTCTTCAACGAGAAAGATGATTCCGATGTAGCCCTTAATATCCTGCTGACCAACGACGACGGCTTTGATTCGTCTGGTCTCATCGCGCAGCGAGACGCGCTGCTAGAAGCTGGTCATAACGTCACGGTCATCGCGCCTCTCGTCGATCAGAGCTTTGAGGGTACGGCACTTACAATTTCTGGACCTTGGGCGGCTCAGGAGTTCACCCCTGGAAGCTTCGCCGTCAACGCCACACCGAACACGACGCTCTCGAGCGGTCTAGATGTGCTGCTGCCAGAAGTGTTCGCGGAGGAAGCACCAGATCTCGTCGTCTCGGGCGTCGGCGCTGGTCCTAGCACTGGCATCACAGCCAACACGTCGGCAACGATCGCTCCAGTGGTGACTTCCATCTTTGACGACGACATTCCTGCGATCGCTGTGTCGACAGAGCTTCCGTCGTCGCCCTTTGAAAGCACGGAGTCGGCGTTTGAGAATGCAGCTGCCATCTCGACCGAGGTGATTGACTCACTGCTCGAAACAGCACCAGCTAACGGGGACTTTCTGACAGGCGACAGCGGTCTTAATATCAATGTCCCGCTTGCTGGCAGCCTCGAAGACGTTGCCTTCACTAAGCTTGACGAGGCTACCGCGCTCGATGTCGGCGTTGAGCTGATTTCGTTTCCAGGAAACACGGACACCTTCGGCTTTACATTCGAGGATTCGGTTCTTTCCGACGACCCTAACAGCGAGGGTTCCAACTTCCTCGCTGACAGGGTCACAATTACACCGCTTGACGGCAACTACAATGCTGGTTTGGCGGACACTCAGGCTATTGCCGATATTTTAGGACTAGAGTTCGGCGACCCCACCGTGTTTGACGAGACGACGATGGCTATTGGCAGCAGTCTGCCAGGAGCAGGGGCGCTACTTGGCGACGTGAGTTAA
- a CDS encoding phosphoribulokinase: MKDRPIILGIVGDSAAGKTTLTKGIAQVLGKNNVTVICTDDYHRYDRTQRAEMKISALNPDCNYLDIIEQHLALLRSGRSILKPIYNHSTGAFDPPEYIEPRQYVIVEGLLGYSTSRMRDSYDVKTYLAPPESLRAYWKIKRDTRKRGYSEEQVQDQLRQREPDSEAFIRPQRKWADMVVSFYPPDETELEEDNIMLNANLILRPTIPHPDLTTILNSEGNHLGAAIRLGLSRDMGKPVDILEIDGHASLEQVRELEKIMCGEVPYLGQFCSLEGNQELGKLTGTTGETLQSYPLALTQLLITYHMLKAAS, encoded by the coding sequence ATGAAAGATAGACCTATTATTCTCGGTATAGTTGGCGACAGCGCAGCGGGCAAAACAACGTTGACGAAGGGAATTGCTCAAGTGTTAGGAAAAAACAACGTTACCGTGATTTGTACTGATGACTATCATCGTTACGATCGCACCCAAAGAGCGGAAATGAAAATATCTGCTCTCAATCCAGACTGCAATTATTTAGACATTATAGAACAGCATTTGGCATTGCTACGTTCAGGAAGGTCTATCCTCAAGCCTATTTATAACCACAGTACGGGTGCTTTCGATCCACCAGAATATATTGAACCTCGTCAGTATGTTATTGTCGAAGGCTTACTAGGGTATTCAACCAGCAGGATGCGAGATAGCTATGATGTGAAAACCTATCTAGCTCCCCCAGAATCCTTGAGAGCATACTGGAAAATCAAGCGAGATACTCGTAAAAGAGGATACAGCGAAGAACAAGTTCAAGACCAACTACGTCAAAGAGAACCAGACTCTGAAGCCTTTATCCGTCCACAACGTAAATGGGCAGATATGGTTGTTAGCTTTTATCCTCCTGATGAAACAGAACTGGAAGAAGACAACATTATGCTTAACGCTAATTTAATCTTGCGTCCGACAATTCCTCACCCAGATTTAACCACTATTTTAAATTCTGAAGGCAATCATCTTGGTGCAGCTATTCGCCTGGGTTTAAGCCGTGATATGGGCAAACCCGTAGATATTTTAGAAATTGATGGTCATGCGAGTTTAGAGCAGGTTAGAGAATTAGAAAAGATTATGTGTGGCGAAGTTCCCTATCTAGGTCAATTTTGTAGTTTAGAAGGAAACCAAGAACTAGGAAAGTTAACTGGAACTACGGGAGAAACTTTACAAAGTTATCCTCTGGCTTTAACTCAGTTACTTATTACCTATCATATGCTCAAAGCAGCAAGCTAA
- a CDS encoding SIMPL domain-containing protein codes for MSKSLKQSKISQFALSCQGLARSLAVCSFLSLTLINPAMAEEKLVPTLTVTGNGSENIATTLTQVKLGVEIQGKTAMEVQQEIAKRTSALVDLLRSKDVQELQTAGVSLEPNYDYTNNQRNLVGYIGTNTVSFRLQTEQVGTLLDETVKAGASRIDEVSFIASPEAIAEAQKEALRKATIDAQAMANVVLKTLNLASKEIVSVQVNQASVPPPNPLRVQQLSKADAEVNTPIIGGKQTVQASVTLQISY; via the coding sequence ATGAGCAAAAGTCTAAAACAATCAAAAATAAGCCAATTTGCTCTATCTTGCCAAGGTTTAGCCAGATCCTTAGCTGTTTGCAGTTTTCTTAGCTTGACTTTGATTAATCCAGCTATGGCGGAAGAAAAATTGGTACCAACTTTGACAGTAACTGGGAATGGGAGCGAAAATATTGCTACTACCCTGACACAAGTTAAGTTAGGAGTTGAGATTCAGGGGAAAACGGCGATGGAGGTTCAACAAGAAATAGCCAAGCGAACATCAGCTTTGGTAGATTTGTTGCGCTCAAAAGATGTTCAAGAGTTACAGACAGCTGGTGTAAGCCTAGAACCAAATTATGACTATACTAATAATCAAAGAAACTTAGTGGGTTATATTGGCACAAATACAGTTAGCTTTCGCCTCCAGACTGAGCAAGTTGGAACTTTATTAGATGAAACCGTTAAAGCGGGAGCTAGTCGCATTGATGAAGTAAGTTTTATTGCTAGCCCTGAAGCGATCGCTGAGGCTCAAAAAGAAGCTCTCCGTAAAGCTACCATTGATGCTCAAGCTATGGCAAATGTTGTTTTGAAGACTCTAAATCTTGCTTCTAAAGAGATTGTTAGTGTTCAGGTTAATCAAGCCAGCGTCCCCCCACCAAATCCCCTTCGAGTTCAACAACTGTCAAAAGCGGATGCGGAAGTCAATACGCCTATTATTGGTGGAAAACAAACAGTCCAAGCTTCTGTTACTTTGCAAATCAGCTATTAG
- a CDS encoding CRR6 family NdhI maturation factor, with product MTIKLVLDSQAINNLDLFAAKNQIDSTLNKIIDYEQQLQLMIDYQREDNDPRELSEIPEIRLWFIRLDAVYPWIPFLLDWKTGELVRYTAMLVPHEFNRSEGIIFNPEALEIFVMNKIFVLSDWLQEQNIPSRSRLKSMAQLFGYELDDAFFEMI from the coding sequence GTGACTATCAAGTTAGTTTTAGATTCTCAAGCCATCAACAATCTAGATTTATTTGCTGCCAAAAATCAAATAGACTCTACATTAAATAAGATCATCGATTATGAACAGCAGTTACAGTTGATGATCGACTATCAGCGAGAAGATAACGATCCTCGCGAATTATCGGAAATACCAGAGATTAGACTGTGGTTTATACGCTTAGATGCAGTTTATCCGTGGATACCATTCTTGTTAGACTGGAAAACAGGAGAACTAGTTCGTTATACGGCAATGCTCGTGCCTCATGAATTTAACCGCAGCGAAGGTATTATTTTTAACCCTGAAGCCTTGGAAATATTTGTGATGAATAAAATCTTTGTTCTCTCAGATTGGCTACAAGAGCAGAATATCCCATCGCGATCGCGCCTAAAATCTATGGCGCAACTGTTTGGCTATGAATTAGACGATGCTTTTTTTGAGATGATTTAG
- a CDS encoding Fur family transcriptional regulator — protein MKTPEANLTPINSLEDALTRCQDLGMRVSRQRRYILELLWSQEEHLSAREIYDLLNQQGKEIGHTSVYQNLDALSAGSIIECVERSDGRLYGNISDSHSHVNCLDTNQIIDLQIELPKAIIKQIEAETGVTITDYRIDFFGYKNAAKADLGS, from the coding sequence ATGAAAACTCCAGAGGCAAACCTAACACCAATTAACTCTTTAGAGGATGCTTTAACCCGCTGCCAAGATTTGGGAATGCGGGTTAGTCGTCAGCGTCGCTATATTTTAGAGTTGCTGTGGTCACAAGAAGAGCATCTTTCGGCTAGAGAGATATACGACTTGCTCAATCAACAAGGCAAAGAAATTGGTCACACATCTGTATACCAAAACCTGGATGCTTTGTCTGCTGGAAGCATAATAGAATGTGTTGAGCGTTCTGACGGTAGATTGTATGGCAACATCAGCGACTCTCATAGTCATGTAAATTGCTTAGATACTAATCAAATAATAGATCTGCAAATTGAGTTGCCCAAAGCAATAATCAAGCAGATAGAAGCAGAAACGGGCGTCACCATTACTGATTACCGCATTGACTTCTTTGGTTATAAAAATGCAGCAAAAGCCGATTTAGGCAGTTAG
- the sir gene encoding sulfite reductase, ferredoxin dependent, producing MVQTPIQTKVSKVEKLKDRSNYLREPLLSELKEGTTHFSEDAIQILKFHGSYQQDNRDNRAKGQEKDYQMMLRTRSPGGLVPPELFLALDRLSEEYGNHTLRITTRQGFQIHGILKKNLQEVIKSILDNMGSTLSACGDVNRNIMSPPAPFKNKPEYQYAFEYANNIADLLNPQSGVYYEIWLDGEKAISAEEAPEVKAARQSQGNGMIVENTLEPIYGEHYLPRKFKICVTVPGDNSIDVYTHDISLVVMTNKKGELQGFNVMAGGGLGRTHNKEETFARISDELGYVDKADVYDLVKAIVATQRDYGDRTNRRHARMKYLIHDWGVAKFKAKVESYFGQELKPFKKLPEWQYQDFLGWYEQGDGKWFFGIGVENGRIKDEGAFQLKSALREIVQQLNIPMRLSPNHNVILCEIDPEQKETIENILQNRGIETDPSAIEPLTRYSMACPALPTCGLAVTESERALPGITDRIRALLNKLGMADEHFVMRMTGCPNGCARPYMAELGFVGSAPGKYQIWLGGTPNQTQLAQPYEQKMSVEELENFFEPIFVFFQQNRQSQESFGSFCSRVGFAAIRNFSENYTIGSYMDTDTTTKRKFRKNQRRVSVPDEVFPKLKEIAEKEGRPMNQIIADALSEYFTKKKEA from the coding sequence ATGGTTCAGACCCCTATCCAAACAAAAGTATCCAAAGTAGAAAAGTTAAAAGACCGCAGTAATTATCTGCGCGAACCTCTTTTAAGCGAACTGAAAGAAGGCACAACGCACTTTAGCGAAGATGCGATCCAAATTCTTAAGTTTCATGGCTCTTATCAGCAAGATAATCGTGACAATCGGGCGAAGGGTCAGGAAAAAGACTATCAAATGATGCTGCGTACTCGCAGTCCTGGGGGATTAGTCCCGCCAGAGTTATTTTTAGCTTTAGATCGCCTATCAGAAGAATACGGTAATCATACGCTCAGGATTACTACTCGCCAGGGTTTTCAGATTCACGGAATCTTGAAAAAAAATCTCCAAGAAGTAATCAAAAGTATTTTAGATAATATGGGTTCTACCCTGAGTGCCTGTGGAGATGTCAACCGCAACATTATGTCTCCTCCTGCACCATTTAAAAACAAACCCGAATATCAGTATGCTTTTGAGTATGCTAATAATATTGCCGATCTGCTTAATCCTCAAAGTGGAGTATATTATGAAATTTGGCTAGACGGAGAAAAAGCAATTAGCGCAGAAGAAGCTCCTGAAGTAAAAGCCGCCAGACAAAGCCAAGGCAATGGCATGATTGTTGAAAATACCCTTGAGCCTATTTATGGAGAGCATTACCTACCCCGTAAATTTAAAATTTGCGTAACTGTACCTGGCGATAACTCCATTGATGTTTATACTCACGACATCAGCTTGGTAGTAATGACCAATAAAAAAGGAGAACTACAGGGCTTTAACGTTATGGCTGGGGGTGGCTTAGGTCGAACTCACAACAAAGAAGAAACCTTTGCCCGCATCTCTGACGAGCTAGGCTATGTAGATAAAGCTGATGTCTATGATTTAGTCAAGGCAATTGTTGCCACTCAAAGAGACTATGGCGATCGCACTAACCGTCGTCATGCCAGAATGAAGTACTTAATTCATGACTGGGGTGTAGCCAAGTTTAAAGCTAAAGTTGAATCTTACTTTGGTCAAGAACTCAAGCCCTTTAAAAAATTACCCGAATGGCAATATCAAGATTTCCTTGGCTGGTACGAACAAGGTGACGGCAAGTGGTTCTTTGGTATTGGTGTCGAAAACGGCAGAATCAAAGATGAAGGTGCTTTCCAGCTAAAATCTGCCCTGAGAGAAATTGTGCAGCAGTTAAACATACCGATGCGCTTATCTCCCAACCACAATGTCATTCTCTGTGAAATTGACCCTGAACAAAAAGAAACAATAGAAAACATCCTCCAAAATAGAGGAATAGAAACCGATCCTAGCGCGATCGAGCCTTTGACTCGCTATTCAATGGCTTGTCCTGCATTGCCTACCTGTGGACTAGCGGTAACTGAATCTGAGCGAGCTTTACCAGGAATTACCGATCGCATTAGAGCATTATTGAATAAACTAGGAATGGCAGACGAACACTTCGTGATGCGGATGACTGGATGCCCCAACGGCTGCGCTCGTCCCTACATGGCAGAGTTAGGCTTTGTTGGTAGCGCACCTGGAAAATACCAAATCTGGCTGGGAGGGACACCAAATCAGACTCAACTAGCTCAACCCTACGAACAAAAAATGTCAGTAGAAGAGCTAGAAAACTTCTTTGAGCCTATTTTTGTTTTCTTCCAACAGAATCGCCAATCCCAAGAAAGTTTTGGCTCATTCTGTAGCCGTGTTGGATTCGCTGCCATTCGTAATTTTTCTGAAAACTATACAATAGGAAGCTATATGGATACAGATACTACTACAAAACGGAAGTTTCGCAAAAATCAACGTCGCGTTAGTGTCCCCGATGAGGTTTTTCCCAAACTAAAAGAGATTGCCGAAAAAGAAGGTAGACCGATGAATCAGATTATTGCTGATGCTTTGAGCGAATATTTTACTAAGAAGAAAGAAGCGTAA
- a CDS encoding ATP-binding protein: MNNDNIKDELILVVKELKKDLATLLNALQSAKYSIMVVQNQEDALTLAKSIKPSLIVLDISMSQMNGWEICRQLKNNSQTSKVPLVLINSSINTAQRVTELGWQNLNCVARNSQPQKIVHLIETFLSNRVKHSADFLSKTIRLKENHHLSGLERNLEEFTSLVSQDLQTSLSSLTMFTDLLTKEYQSGLDQTAQNYLASISNSSSRMQTLIEDLRNYAQAGKSEQTWLMVDLNQVMQQVIKDLQKAIADTKAEIMVGDLPCILINPQEIYQILQNLLENALKFSGNDPRIQITAVQQEQAWLIAVADNGIGIPQEFHSQVFQVFHRVHSTEAYSGAGIGLAVCEKIIDRYGGKIWVESNGDRGSTFYFTLPMDVCLQKTVTLTQVNN, encoded by the coding sequence ATGAATAATGACAATATTAAAGATGAACTAATTTTAGTTGTCAAAGAGCTAAAAAAAGATCTAGCGACCCTGTTAAACGCTTTACAATCAGCTAAATACTCTATTATGGTGGTTCAAAATCAAGAAGACGCTCTAACTTTAGCTAAGTCGATCAAACCCAGCTTGATTGTGTTAGACATTTCAATGTCCCAGATGAATGGATGGGAAATATGTAGACAGCTAAAAAACAATTCTCAAACTAGCAAAGTTCCCTTAGTTTTGATTAATTCTTCGATAAATACTGCCCAGAGGGTGACTGAATTAGGTTGGCAAAACCTTAACTGTGTTGCTCGAAATAGCCAGCCTCAAAAAATTGTTCATTTGATTGAAACTTTTTTATCTAACAGGGTTAAGCATTCAGCAGACTTTTTAAGCAAGACAATTCGACTAAAAGAAAATCATCATTTATCAGGTTTAGAACGAAATTTAGAAGAATTTACTTCTCTTGTATCCCAAGATTTACAGACATCACTAAGTTCATTGACCATGTTTACTGATTTACTTACTAAAGAGTATCAGAGTGGTTTAGATCAAACAGCCCAAAATTATCTTGCAAGCATCAGCAATAGCAGTTCGCGGATGCAAACCTTGATTGAAGACTTACGGAATTATGCTCAAGCAGGAAAAAGTGAACAAACTTGGCTGATGGTTGATTTGAATCAAGTGATGCAGCAGGTTATTAAAGATTTGCAAAAGGCGATCGCTGATACCAAAGCAGAAATTATGGTAGGAGATTTACCCTGCATTTTGATCAATCCCCAGGAAATATATCAGATACTGCAAAATTTGCTCGAAAATGCCCTCAAGTTTAGTGGCAACGATCCCCGTATTCAAATTACTGCGGTTCAACAAGAACAAGCATGGTTAATTGCCGTAGCTGATAACGGTATTGGCATTCCTCAAGAATTTCATTCCCAAGTTTTTCAAGTTTTCCATAGAGTTCATTCCACCGAAGCTTATTCTGGGGCGGGGATCGGTTTAGCTGTTTGCGAAAAAATTATCGATCGCTACGGTGGAAAAATCTGGGTTGAGTCCAACGGCGATCGCGGCTCAACCTTTTATTTCACTTTGCCGATGGATGTTTGTTTACAAAAAACAGTTACCCTAACCCAAGTCAATAATTAA
- a CDS encoding TauD/TfdA dioxygenase family protein has translation MFSFLEKGDRTIYDLRMLSPFGVEAVGLKITDLSGKNIDAVKAAIACNGFMIFKGQQITDEAFAAFLSKLGQLTFTVGEKPVPGAPMLNLVTNVGRDRPPRSVFHTDTSYIAKPPAFTALRIVKVPSSGGETLFCNQYRAYETLPNRVKQRFAQAKVLHLVSGLTLDKSQETQSWHPLFRRHPISGRVALYLSTPERCQAISGVNAEEGRRIIRLLYKHSIRKNRLYRHWWQAGDVIVWDDRCTMHRADHSQVVGDRVLHRGLIVGERSMGI, from the coding sequence TTGTTTAGTTTTTTGGAGAAGGGCGATCGCACGATCTATGACTTGCGGATGCTTTCGCCTTTTGGGGTAGAGGCTGTAGGGCTTAAGATTACCGATCTGAGCGGTAAAAATATTGATGCGGTCAAGGCTGCGATCGCTTGCAACGGTTTTATGATATTCAAGGGGCAGCAAATTACTGACGAAGCGTTTGCTGCTTTTTTGAGTAAGCTGGGGCAGTTGACGTTTACCGTGGGAGAGAAGCCTGTCCCTGGTGCGCCGATGCTGAACTTGGTGACTAATGTAGGTCGCGATCGCCCACCTAGAAGCGTTTTTCATACGGATACAAGCTATATTGCTAAACCTCCCGCATTTACCGCACTACGAATTGTAAAAGTGCCATCATCGGGAGGCGAAACCCTATTTTGCAATCAATATCGGGCATACGAGACATTACCCAACAGGGTGAAGCAGCGGTTTGCGCAGGCGAAGGTTTTACATCTAGTTTCTGGTTTGACCTTGGATAAAAGCCAGGAAACCCAAAGCTGGCATCCATTATTTAGACGGCATCCAATTTCGGGGCGGGTGGCACTTTATTTATCTACGCCAGAAAGATGTCAGGCTATATCTGGTGTAAATGCGGAGGAGGGGCGACGAATTATTAGGCTGCTATATAAACATTCAATTCGTAAAAACAGGCTTTATCGTCATTGGTGGCAAGCAGGAGATGTAATAGTTTGGGATGATCGCTGTACAATGCATCGGGCAGATCATTCTCAAGTTGTGGGCGATCGAGTCTTGCATCGTGGATTGATAGTTGGCGAAAGGTCTATGGGAATCTGA
- a CDS encoding HAD family hydrolase, giving the protein MSAIFFGSIGSIADTSELQRQSFNQAFEQHGLDWHWTQDEYLSMLEKSGGTHRIKNYAASVGQSVDAAAIHASKSQIFQEYLRAGEVKPRPGVVETIAQAKQHGLKLGFVTTTSEENVSSLLSALASDIERADFDLVVDASMVERSKPAGDAYVFALKELNEKAENCLAIEDNLGGVTAAQTAGISCVGFPGENTTHHDFSRADLRVDQLSFDELKRFV; this is encoded by the coding sequence ATGTCAGCTATTTTTTTTGGGTCTATTGGTTCGATCGCCGATACTTCTGAGCTTCAAAGACAGTCTTTTAATCAGGCGTTTGAGCAACATGGACTCGATTGGCACTGGACGCAGGATGAATATTTGTCAATGCTGGAAAAAAGTGGCGGGACACATCGAATTAAAAACTATGCAGCTTCGGTTGGACAGTCGGTAGACGCAGCAGCGATTCATGCCTCGAAGTCACAGATATTTCAAGAGTACTTAAGGGCGGGTGAGGTGAAGCCGCGCCCTGGTGTGGTTGAAACCATCGCTCAGGCAAAGCAGCATGGATTAAAGCTAGGGTTTGTGACGACGACCTCTGAGGAGAATGTGTCATCATTGCTGTCAGCGTTAGCGTCGGATATCGAGCGGGCAGATTTTGATTTGGTGGTGGATGCTTCTATGGTGGAGCGATCAAAGCCTGCTGGAGATGCTTATGTTTTTGCGTTGAAAGAACTTAATGAGAAGGCAGAAAATTGCCTTGCTATTGAAGATAATCTGGGTGGGGTGACGGCCGCCCAGACTGCGGGGATAAGCTGTGTAGGGTTTCCAGGAGAGAATACGACTCATCATGACTTTTCGAGGGCTGATTTACGAGTCGATCAGCTTAGTTTTGATGAGTTAAAGAGATTTGTTTAG
- a CDS encoding D-alanine--D-alanine ligase family protein: protein MNHLRVLHLVGSADSEHYCDISRMYAQNCIRATANSSLYDFVIAYVSTDRTWRFPAYLDRNSIADAKPFTFSEAVVFLAKKEIDVVVPHMFCVPGMTEYRALLDLLKIPYVGNRPTAMAIAADKAKARAVVSAEGVRVPKGVLLRQGDLFEPRLPVIVKPTNTDNSVGVTLVKQKNGYQAALEVAFSHSDEVLVEQFIELGREVRCGVVMQEGEMVCLPLKEYWMDSQKRPIRAYENKLKRNKEKEIELAVKEGFDSWAVDVDDPVVPEVWEMAKRCHLALGCRHYSLFDIRIDPRGQCWFIEAALYCSFAPGSVLVAMMSAAGTPVERFFDQMLQQAMSD from the coding sequence ATGAACCACTTACGCGTTCTTCATCTGGTCGGGTCTGCTGATAGCGAACACTACTGCGATATTTCTCGAATGTATGCTCAAAATTGTATTCGAGCCACGGCGAATTCTTCTCTGTATGACTTTGTAATTGCCTATGTCTCGACCGATCGCACCTGGAGATTTCCCGCCTACTTAGATCGCAATTCGATTGCGGATGCCAAACCATTTACTTTTTCTGAAGCCGTAGTGTTTCTGGCTAAAAAAGAAATTGATGTGGTAGTACCACATATGTTTTGCGTACCTGGAATGACTGAGTACAGAGCGCTGTTGGATCTGTTGAAGATACCTTATGTAGGCAATCGACCTACAGCAATGGCGATCGCTGCTGATAAGGCAAAAGCAAGGGCGGTTGTCTCGGCTGAGGGTGTACGAGTACCTAAAGGTGTTTTATTACGGCAGGGCGATCTGTTTGAGCCACGGCTACCGGTAATTGTCAAACCGACGAATACTGACAATTCTGTGGGGGTAACTCTAGTCAAGCAAAAAAATGGCTATCAGGCTGCTTTAGAGGTCGCTTTTTCTCACTCTGATGAGGTGCTGGTCGAACAGTTTATTGAACTAGGTCGAGAAGTGCGCTGTGGAGTAGTAATGCAGGAGGGAGAAATGGTTTGTCTGCCTCTGAAGGAATACTGGATGGATTCCCAAAAGCGACCCATTCGCGCTTATGAGAATAAGCTCAAACGAAACAAGGAAAAAGAGATTGAGCTAGCAGTGAAAGAAGGATTTGACTCATGGGCTGTGGATGTTGACGATCCCGTCGTGCCAGAGGTTTGGGAAATGGCAAAGCGATGCCATCTGGCTTTGGGCTGTCGGCATTACAGTTTGTTCGATATTCGTATTGACCCTAGGGGACAGTGCTGGTTTATTGAGGCTGCGCTGTATTGTTCTTTTGCGCCAGGGAGCGTTCTAGTGGCGATGATGAGTGCTGCGGGTACGCCAGTGGAGAGATTTTTTGATCAGATGCTACAGCAGGCGATGTCTGATTGA
- a CDS encoding Mo-dependent nitrogenase C-terminal domain-containing protein produces the protein MNAMQYTIESLHLENWIYPRQRRQSSQNSAKARKIDLLAPLRQWLDNIEVKNSAIAHLICKSIPSQCPFEREIKLFGHSIVKIPPMCKLNPLYNEVVGLRFRAICYLADVCGEDVSLYC, from the coding sequence ATGAACGCAATGCAATATACAATTGAAAGCCTACATCTGGAAAACTGGATTTATCCACGCCAGCGTCGGCAATCTTCCCAAAATTCAGCAAAAGCCAGAAAAATAGATTTACTTGCTCCATTACGTCAATGGTTAGACAATATTGAAGTAAAAAATAGTGCGATCGCTCATCTTATCTGTAAATCGATTCCTAGCCAATGTCCTTTTGAACGAGAAATAAAGTTGTTTGGACACTCTATTGTTAAAATTCCCCCTATGTGTAAGCTAAATCCTCTTTATAATGAGGTGGTTGGTTTGCGTTTTCGGGCGATTTGCTACTTAGCTGATGTTTGTGGAGAAGATGTTAGCCTCTATTGCTAA